From the genome of Candidatus Babeliales bacterium, one region includes:
- a CDS encoding DUF87 domain-containing protein: protein MKKVVGHVISGSLTEGFVIRISPETHLEDIKTGKFVCVSGSTHRFFSLITDLRLEVSSPDILLFPPEPDEPLLKNILYKKDIYATATLKPMLMLDQQNTKMPVKTIPPHFSHVYEATHQDVALIFGDEADPSQRYFNIGCPLDMTTPVCLDLEKLTERSNGIFGKTGTGKTFLTRLVLAGLIKNEKAVNLIFDMHSEYGLQARKEGPTQHFVKGLKTLFPDRVAIFSLDPESTRRRGGSPDFEIVIPYQAIHVEDILSLQNELNLHSTAFEAAYLIATRYKKDWLQVLLEQGDNLKEFAQELGAHPESIAALYRKLKRIERFPFFKPMHPGGAYKDQSVIDRMMDYINKGINIIVEFGNYTSTFCYLLIANILTRRIHSEYIERTEKFLGSQNKSDEPKKLMICIEEAHKFLSPSAARQTIFGTIAREMRKYYVSLLIVDQRPSGIDEEVLSQIGTKIIAQLNDEKDIQGVLSGVNNASNLRSILSSLDTKKQALILGHAAAMPVVVQTREYDETFYRAMSPITTKEINSLINELF, encoded by the coding sequence ATGAAAAAGGTAGTAGGTCATGTCATATCTGGATCATTAACCGAAGGGTTTGTGATTCGCATTAGTCCTGAAACACATCTTGAAGATATCAAAACAGGAAAATTTGTGTGCGTCTCTGGGAGCACACATCGGTTCTTTTCGCTCATTACAGACCTGCGTCTTGAAGTCTCATCTCCCGATATTTTACTATTCCCGCCAGAACCTGATGAACCATTATTAAAAAATATTTTGTATAAAAAAGACATTTATGCAACGGCAACTCTTAAACCAATGCTGATGCTCGATCAACAAAATACAAAGATGCCTGTTAAGACAATTCCTCCACATTTTTCTCATGTATACGAAGCAACCCATCAGGACGTCGCTCTCATCTTTGGTGATGAAGCAGATCCATCGCAGCGTTATTTCAATATTGGATGTCCATTAGATATGACAACTCCTGTTTGTCTTGATTTAGAAAAACTAACTGAACGCAGCAATGGTATTTTCGGAAAGACTGGTACAGGTAAAACATTCTTAACGCGCTTGGTATTGGCAGGTCTTATTAAAAACGAAAAAGCAGTCAATCTTATTTTCGACATGCACAGTGAATACGGATTACAAGCACGCAAAGAAGGGCCTACTCAGCATTTCGTAAAGGGACTCAAAACACTCTTTCCTGATCGTGTTGCCATTTTTTCTTTAGATCCAGAATCAACACGTCGCCGCGGTGGAAGCCCTGATTTTGAAATTGTAATTCCGTACCAAGCCATTCATGTTGAAGATATTCTTTCTCTACAAAATGAACTCAACCTTCACTCGACAGCATTTGAAGCAGCCTATCTGATCGCAACACGCTATAAAAAAGATTGGCTACAAGTTTTACTCGAACAGGGAGACAATCTAAAGGAATTTGCACAAGAACTTGGTGCACATCCAGAATCAATTGCTGCATTGTATAGAAAATTAAAACGCATTGAACGATTTCCCTTCTTCAAGCCAATGCATCCTGGTGGAGCATATAAAGACCAATCTGTTATTGATCGCATGATGGATTATATCAATAAAGGCATCAACATCATTGTGGAATTTGGCAACTATACTTCAACTTTCTGTTATTTGTTAATTGCCAATATTCTGACACGACGAATCCATAGTGAATACATTGAACGAACCGAAAAGTTCTTGGGTTCACAAAATAAAAGTGATGAGCCGAAAAAATTGATGATATGTATAGAAGAAGCACACAAATTTTTGAGCCCATCTGCAGCTCGCCAAACTATCTTTGGCACCATTGCTCGTGAAATGAGAAAGTATTACGTATCGCTTTTAATCGTTGATCAGCGGCCTTCTGGTATCGATGAGGAGGTCTTATCGCAAATCGGAACTAAGATCATTGCGCAACTCAATGACGAAAAAGACATACAAGGCGTGCTAAGTGGTGTTAATAATGCATCAAATCTACGATCTATCTTGTCGTCGTTGGATACCAAGAAACAAGCACTGATCCTTGGACATGCCGCTGCAATGCCGGTTGTGGTCCAAACACGCGAATATGACGAAACATTCTATCGAGCAATGTCGCCCATTACGACAAAAGAAATCAATTCTTTAATTAATGAGCTTTTTTAG
- the atpD gene encoding F0F1 ATP synthase subunit beta: protein MTTPTSVTSSPRPSSPPYTEGKIIRISGTIIDVEFPRDKTPAILNELHVEFPPHDMPEKDRISVEVAQQLGDGIVRCIALESCFGIRRGLIVKDTGSPIKVPVGPKTLGRIFNVLGETIDNGAQVITKERWSIHRDAPKFIEQKIENEIQTTGIKVIDLLCPYIKGSKIGLFGGAGVGKTILVMELIRNIAIEHGGVSVFTGIGERTREGNELWLSMKESKVLDKTALVFGQMGEMPGARLRVGFTGLTMAEYFRDQEKKDVLLFVDNIFRFVQAGSEVSALLGRMPSAVGYQPTLASEMGIFQERITNTINGAITSIQAVYVPADDITDPAPATTFLHLDASTVLSRKLVELGLYPAIDPLASTSKGLNPQVVGDRHYNVARKVQNILQRYKELQDIIAILGVDELAEEDKIVVKRAKRIQKFLTQPLFTAETFSGIPGAFLDRETIVKDFEQILSGKFDHLPEQAFYMVGTLEDAIQKAKMLEE, encoded by the coding sequence ATGACAACTCCCACCTCTGTAACAAGCTCTCCTCGACCATCATCACCTCCTTACACAGAAGGCAAAATCATCCGCATCAGCGGAACCATTATTGATGTTGAATTTCCGAGAGATAAGACTCCTGCCATTTTAAACGAACTACATGTTGAATTTCCTCCACACGATATGCCAGAGAAAGATCGTATTAGCGTAGAAGTTGCCCAACAACTGGGTGACGGCATTGTCCGGTGCATTGCCTTAGAAAGCTGCTTTGGTATTAGACGGGGCCTTATAGTTAAAGATACGGGATCCCCTATTAAAGTCCCCGTTGGGCCTAAAACACTAGGCCGCATTTTTAATGTGCTGGGAGAAACAATTGATAATGGCGCACAGGTTATCACAAAAGAACGGTGGAGCATTCATCGAGATGCACCGAAATTTATTGAACAAAAAATTGAAAATGAAATTCAAACAACAGGTATCAAGGTTATTGATCTCTTGTGCCCCTATATCAAAGGATCAAAGATTGGTCTCTTTGGCGGCGCAGGCGTTGGGAAAACCATTCTAGTTATGGAACTTATTCGAAATATTGCTATTGAACATGGCGGCGTTTCTGTCTTTACGGGTATTGGTGAACGGACCCGTGAAGGGAATGAATTATGGCTTTCCATGAAGGAAAGCAAGGTACTAGATAAAACGGCCCTGGTATTTGGCCAAATGGGAGAAATGCCCGGAGCACGACTTCGCGTTGGATTCACAGGGCTCACTATGGCGGAATATTTCAGAGATCAGGAAAAAAAAGACGTGCTGCTATTTGTAGACAATATCTTCCGATTTGTGCAAGCAGGTTCTGAAGTCTCAGCACTCTTAGGCCGTATGCCATCTGCGGTAGGATATCAACCAACCCTCGCATCAGAAATGGGAATATTTCAGGAGCGCATTACCAACACAATTAACGGTGCAATTACCTCTATTCAGGCAGTCTACGTTCCTGCGGATGATATCACTGATCCTGCTCCCGCAACAACATTCTTGCACCTTGATGCAAGTACTGTTTTATCACGAAAACTTGTTGAACTTGGACTCTATCCGGCAATTGATCCATTAGCATCAACATCAAAGGGGTTAAATCCTCAGGTTGTTGGAGATCGTCACTACAATGTCGCCCGCAAAGTACAAAACATTCTTCAGCGATACAAAGAGCTTCAAGATATCATCGCCATTCTTGGCGTTGATGAACTTGCCGAAGAAGATAAAATAGTTGTTAAACGAGCAAAACGCATACAAAAATTCTTAACACAACCTCTCTTTACTGCGGAAACATTCAGTGGTATTCCTGGCGCGTTCCTCGACCGAGAAACAATCGTCAAGGATTTTGAGCAAATTCTAAGTGGGAAATTTGACCATCTTCCTGAGCAAGCGTTTTATATGGTTGGCACGCTTGAAGATGCAATCCAAAAAGCAAAAATGCTTGAGGAATAG
- a CDS encoding carbohydrate kinase family protein — translation MNIVTIGGATQDVFILHTGAETQNIATPEGLFEYIMLKEGSKIEVERIAYETGGGANNASFAFKTLGFDVTPFFKLGCDTQAAYVLNRLTSAGIPTDHIVQTDQYGTGVSFIIPAPSGDRIIFAYRGANAHITNQELPLSLLKTCDQLYITSLSGDSAHHLITIVQEAKRHNIPVANNPGGSQLTAGAHMLRKSLPYIDILILNASEAQLLLTSMAQNNNQLKQRLIKLKEASSNKLPTLLSHHRIGENVFSLQDFFTEALSLGPHTVVVTNGAEGVYVAHDAKIYFHPSIPVPVVNTLGSGDAFGSSFVGTLAAGKSLEEAIRHGVINAASTVEHMDAKTGLLTMDELERRAQTVDCNLLQAFRRS, via the coding sequence ATGAACATAGTAACCATTGGTGGCGCAACGCAAGATGTGTTCATCCTTCACACGGGAGCTGAAACACAAAATATTGCTACGCCCGAAGGTCTCTTTGAGTACATCATGCTCAAAGAGGGAAGCAAAATCGAAGTAGAACGTATAGCCTATGAAACAGGAGGCGGCGCAAATAACGCCTCCTTTGCCTTTAAAACCTTGGGCTTCGATGTCACCCCTTTTTTCAAATTAGGTTGCGATACACAGGCCGCCTACGTTCTTAATCGACTAACATCCGCCGGTATCCCCACAGATCATATAGTCCAAACAGATCAATATGGGACAGGTGTCTCATTTATCATTCCTGCTCCATCAGGAGATCGGATCATTTTTGCATACCGTGGAGCCAATGCTCATATAACAAATCAAGAGCTCCCACTCTCTTTGTTAAAGACATGTGATCAGCTCTATATCACCTCGTTGAGTGGAGATTCAGCACACCACCTTATAACGATTGTTCAGGAAGCAAAACGGCATAACATTCCTGTCGCAAATAATCCTGGAGGAAGCCAGCTAACAGCAGGTGCACACATGCTCCGAAAATCTCTCCCGTATATAGATATTTTGATTCTAAATGCGTCTGAGGCTCAACTGCTCCTTACTTCTATGGCACAAAACAATAATCAGCTCAAACAACGACTTATTAAACTCAAAGAAGCATCTTCAAACAAATTGCCCACCCTTCTTTCGCATCATCGGATTGGAGAAAATGTTTTTAGTCTACAAGACTTCTTCACTGAAGCACTAAGCCTAGGACCTCATACTGTTGTTGTTACTAACGGCGCCGAAGGCGTCTATGTGGCACACGATGCCAAGATATATTTTCATCCAAGCATTCCTGTGCCTGTCGTAAATACATTGGGTTCTGGCGACGCATTTGGTTCAAGTTTTGTAGGAACATTAGCAGCAGGAAAATCGCTTGAAGAAGCCATCCGACATGGCGTTATCAACGCCGCTTCGACTGTAGAGCACATGGATGCAAAAACGGGCCTACTAACCATGGATGAACTCGAGCGCCGAGCGCAAACGGTAGATTGCAACCTATTACAAGCTTTCCGGCGTTCTTAG
- the lon gene encoding endopeptidase La: MKTVANALSHENLPTHLPVIPTMDVVVFPHMIVPLLVLDERIIEGINKALDQSKMVLLLAAQKQVTDQQAAIGTQDLYSVGTVASIMRMIRIPEGGIKILVQGICKAEVQNISADENTLSAEIKALPFDENHEDPELDAQIKNIKELAERMAASGKSFSPDFHVILSKIQDPAKIADFILSHLNISVERAQELLECESQKEFLSEIYQQLTREIEVAEVQERIKNHARDSMNQSQKEYYLREQLKAIKKELGEDDDEEIDKIREKILELELSEEVSSEIKRQINRLERMASDSMEAAVTRNYLELVVSLPWNESTKDNLDINNAKQILDEDHYGLKDIKDRILDFISVKNLNQDGHTPILCFAGPPGTGKTSLGKSIARSLGRKFARISLGGVKDEAEIRGHRRTYVGAMPGRFIQAIKKAGSLNPIILIDEIDKLGSDFRGDPSAAMLEVLDPAQNKSFYDNYLGVPFDLSKVIFIATANNIDSVSDPLRDRMEVIHLSGYTHEEKMQIAKQHLVRKAFEDSGLKGNIDVADDVLLDLIMNYTREAGVRQLERTVRKLFQKAARSYVETKNNPAFNKENIEKYLGPRKFIEDDVNHTDLVGITNGLAWTSAGGEMIRIEAVLMPGRGRLILTGQLGDVMKESAQAALSYARAHAKEFGIELKTFTHNDLHIHVPAGAVPKDGPSAGITMLSSILSALTNRPINAKFAMTGELNLRGDVMPIGGVKEKILAAKRNGVPHIILPLKNKNDLVGLEDIVQDIEVIFVNTAEEVIKRVLNPGPEEKKSKSK; encoded by the coding sequence ATGAAAACGGTTGCAAACGCGTTAAGTCACGAGAATTTGCCAACCCATTTACCTGTAATTCCGACGATGGATGTCGTTGTTTTTCCTCACATGATAGTACCGCTCCTTGTTCTTGATGAGCGCATTATCGAGGGAATCAATAAAGCACTCGACCAGTCAAAGATGGTGCTTCTTTTAGCTGCGCAAAAACAAGTTACTGATCAACAGGCAGCTATCGGAACACAGGATCTCTATTCGGTCGGTACAGTAGCATCCATTATGCGTATGATCCGTATTCCCGAAGGCGGCATAAAGATTTTGGTACAAGGTATCTGCAAAGCAGAGGTTCAAAATATTAGTGCTGATGAAAACACTCTCTCTGCAGAAATCAAGGCCCTTCCTTTTGATGAAAATCATGAAGATCCGGAACTTGATGCCCAAATTAAAAACATTAAAGAACTAGCTGAGCGTATGGCTGCATCAGGAAAATCATTTAGTCCTGATTTTCATGTAATCCTCTCCAAGATACAAGATCCTGCAAAGATAGCTGACTTTATCCTTTCGCACCTGAATATATCCGTGGAGCGAGCACAGGAACTCCTTGAATGTGAAAGTCAAAAAGAATTTCTCTCAGAAATCTATCAACAATTAACTCGTGAAATTGAAGTTGCAGAAGTACAGGAGCGCATTAAAAATCATGCACGCGATTCCATGAATCAGTCACAAAAAGAATACTATCTTAGGGAGCAACTTAAGGCTATCAAAAAGGAACTCGGTGAAGACGACGATGAAGAAATCGACAAGATTCGTGAGAAAATATTAGAACTCGAGCTTTCAGAAGAAGTTTCTTCAGAAATCAAACGGCAAATCAACCGCCTTGAACGAATGGCAAGTGACTCGATGGAGGCAGCTGTCACACGAAATTATCTTGAGCTCGTCGTTTCACTCCCATGGAATGAATCAACGAAAGATAATCTGGACATCAACAATGCTAAGCAAATTCTTGATGAGGATCATTATGGTCTCAAAGATATCAAAGATAGAATTCTGGACTTTATTTCAGTAAAAAATCTCAACCAAGACGGACACACTCCAATCTTGTGTTTTGCAGGTCCTCCGGGAACCGGTAAAACTTCACTTGGTAAATCCATTGCACGCAGTTTGGGAAGAAAGTTCGCACGTATTTCCCTTGGTGGTGTAAAAGACGAAGCAGAAATCCGTGGACACAGAAGAACGTACGTAGGCGCAATGCCAGGACGCTTCATCCAGGCCATTAAGAAAGCAGGATCGCTTAACCCTATTATTCTCATCGATGAAATTGACAAACTTGGTTCCGACTTTAGAGGCGATCCTTCAGCAGCAATGCTCGAAGTCCTTGATCCTGCACAAAACAAATCATTCTATGACAACTACCTTGGTGTTCCATTTGATCTTTCTAAAGTAATCTTTATTGCCACAGCAAATAATATTGATTCCGTATCAGATCCTCTCCGTGACCGTATGGAAGTAATTCATCTTTCTGGCTACACGCATGAAGAAAAGATGCAAATCGCAAAACAGCATCTTGTCAGAAAAGCATTTGAGGACTCCGGTCTCAAAGGGAACATAGATGTAGCAGATGATGTACTTCTAGATTTGATTATGAACTATACAAGAGAAGCCGGCGTACGACAGCTCGAACGTACCGTGCGTAAACTTTTCCAAAAAGCAGCCCGCTCCTATGTTGAAACAAAAAACAATCCAGCCTTCAATAAAGAAAATATCGAAAAGTATCTTGGACCAAGAAAATTTATTGAAGACGATGTAAACCATACTGATCTTGTTGGTATCACCAATGGCCTTGCTTGGACATCTGCTGGTGGCGAAATGATTCGTATCGAAGCTGTATTAATGCCGGGTCGCGGACGACTCATCCTCACGGGTCAGCTTGGGGATGTCATGAAAGAGTCAGCTCAAGCAGCGCTCAGCTATGCTCGAGCCCACGCAAAAGAGTTTGGCATCGAACTAAAAACATTCACGCACAATGATCTGCATATTCACGTCCCTGCAGGAGCGGTACCAAAAGATGGTCCATCCGCCGGTATCACGATGCTTTCGTCAATTCTTTCCGCACTCACCAATCGACCAATTAATGCAAAGTTTGCCATGACTGGCGAACTTAATTTACGCGGTGATGTTATGCCAATTGGTGGCGTTAAGGAAAAAATACTCGCAGCAAAACGTAATGGCGTACCTCATATCATTCTTCCATTGAAAAACAAAAATGATCTTGTCGGATTGGAAGATATCGTACAAGATATAGAGGTCATTTTTGTCAACACTGCCGAAGAAGTTATAAAACGAGTATTGAATCCTGGGCCTGAGGAAAAGAAGTCGAAATCTAAGTAA
- a CDS encoding ABC transporter ATP-binding protein gives MKDTVLELSRVSKSFQEGKTILRVLEEINAKFFQGNSYAISGVSGSGKSTLMHIMAGIESPDGGTVFFSGKSLSTFSSLERSQLLNKQMGLVFQNPYLIKELTILENTALKGLISGESRDESYQRARVLLKQVGLASKDHTYPGALSGGQQQRAALARALFHRPTVILADEPTGNLDKATGKSIIDLLVEHQKSDGSALVICSHDPYVLDTMEHGYVLSGGLLQKIKG, from the coding sequence GTGAAGGACACAGTTTTAGAGCTTTCTCGTGTTTCCAAGTCCTTCCAAGAAGGTAAGACAATATTACGTGTTCTGGAAGAGATAAATGCGAAGTTTTTTCAGGGGAATTCATATGCAATCTCTGGAGTTTCTGGTTCGGGGAAATCGACCTTAATGCATATCATGGCGGGAATTGAATCTCCTGATGGAGGAACAGTTTTCTTTTCAGGGAAATCTCTTTCAACATTTTCTTCTCTAGAACGTTCACAGCTGTTAAATAAGCAGATGGGGCTAGTGTTTCAGAATCCATACTTAATTAAAGAACTTACTATTCTGGAAAATACTGCGCTTAAGGGACTCATTTCCGGAGAATCTCGCGATGAGAGTTATCAACGAGCACGCGTGTTGCTTAAACAAGTTGGTCTTGCGTCAAAAGACCATACATATCCTGGCGCATTGTCAGGAGGACAGCAGCAACGGGCGGCTCTTGCAAGGGCGCTCTTTCATAGGCCGACAGTAATTCTGGCAGATGAACCAACGGGCAATCTTGATAAAGCTACTGGAAAATCAATAATTGACCTTCTGGTTGAGCATCAAAAAAGCGATGGTTCAGCACTCGTTATATGTTCTCATGATCCATATGTTCTTGATACTATGGAGCATGGGTATGTCTTGAGCGGAGGGTTATTGCAAAAAATTAAAGGTTAG
- the murJ gene encoding murein biosynthesis integral membrane protein MurJ, whose translation MSNVLHKNSIVQKTMEVAGSTLLSRVLGLARSVLLVRYLGADVVGEAFRAAYKLPNMLRQIFAEGALSAAVVPTFVANLKRGDNKEKLGSLMSLSFLVFEGTVLLLCVLAMWKAQWVVHFFAPGFPEAKMEIAIRLFRILMPFIFFISSSALLAGALQSLHHFWVPALSPAWLNVVFITALLCGIYAGYSVEFLCGAILFGGFIQLLAHVVVYFRLGMGFSGITDYALKSFKTLLAKFVPAMLGMSVLQFSVIVDSRFASYLPHAYTLMEIASGFLRIPVGVFAVAFSTILLPHFSRVQTYAPKRLSFYLLESTKLVFWVTVPTAILLSFFSEKIFVTLYLSKKFPMELVMEAKYILSAFLLGLFFLSLNKILMNIFYSLHQQWIPAIVVVCGTCVNYALNMLMVGTWKATGLALATSASVAVQALLFFIILKYGFNFKLYLGVLLSFCVRYIVQVTIVFGLFYGVYIGIVGWIAYFIPQAEMLLTKTLCVWVWVAPLCGAAMYVLYRTRTWFRVRIHFLNS comes from the coding sequence ATGAGCAATGTACTGCATAAAAATTCAATTGTGCAAAAGACGATGGAAGTGGCCGGATCTACGTTGTTAAGTCGAGTCTTAGGCCTAGCGCGGAGTGTGCTTCTTGTGCGATATTTGGGGGCAGATGTTGTTGGTGAAGCCTTCCGTGCGGCGTACAAATTACCCAATATGCTTAGACAGATTTTTGCAGAGGGAGCATTAAGTGCTGCGGTCGTTCCTACCTTTGTTGCAAACCTTAAACGCGGGGATAACAAGGAAAAGCTCGGCAGCTTAATGTCATTATCATTTTTAGTCTTTGAGGGGACTGTATTATTGCTCTGTGTTCTTGCCATGTGGAAGGCGCAGTGGGTAGTGCATTTTTTTGCACCCGGATTCCCCGAGGCGAAGATGGAGATTGCGATTCGGCTCTTTCGCATCTTGATGCCGTTTATTTTTTTTATTTCCAGCAGTGCGTTGCTTGCAGGTGCGTTGCAGTCGCTACATCATTTCTGGGTTCCAGCTCTATCGCCGGCATGGCTTAATGTGGTCTTTATTACTGCGCTTTTGTGCGGCATTTATGCAGGGTATTCAGTTGAATTCTTATGTGGTGCGATTCTATTTGGAGGATTTATTCAATTGCTGGCCCATGTAGTGGTGTATTTCCGCTTAGGAATGGGTTTTTCTGGAATAACAGATTACGCTTTGAAGAGTTTTAAAACTCTTCTCGCTAAATTTGTTCCTGCGATGTTGGGAATGAGCGTCTTGCAGTTCAGTGTTATCGTAGATAGTCGTTTTGCTTCATATTTACCTCATGCGTATACCTTAATGGAGATTGCTTCAGGATTTTTAAGAATACCCGTTGGTGTCTTTGCGGTTGCGTTTTCAACCATTCTTTTGCCACATTTTTCTAGAGTGCAGACCTATGCCCCTAAGCGTCTTAGTTTTTACCTACTAGAGTCTACGAAATTGGTTTTCTGGGTTACGGTTCCAACCGCAATATTATTGAGCTTCTTCTCTGAGAAGATTTTTGTGACGCTGTACTTGTCAAAAAAATTTCCCATGGAGTTGGTCATGGAGGCAAAATATATTCTGTCAGCATTCTTGCTTGGGTTGTTCTTTTTGTCACTCAATAAGATTTTGATGAATATTTTTTATTCACTTCATCAGCAATGGATTCCTGCGATTGTGGTGGTATGTGGTACGTGTGTGAATTATGCATTGAATATGTTGATGGTTGGGACATGGAAAGCGACTGGTCTTGCTCTGGCAACATCAGCATCTGTTGCTGTGCAGGCCCTCCTCTTTTTCATTATCTTGAAATATGGATTTAACTTTAAACTATACTTAGGTGTACTGCTTTCATTTTGTGTCCGTTACATCGTACAGGTAACTATTGTGTTTGGGCTCTTTTATGGGGTATACATCGGTATAGTTGGTTGGATTGCTTACTTTATTCCTCAGGCAGAGATGCTTCTTACAAAGACTCTGTGTGTATGGGTTTGGGTCGCTCCGTTATGTGGTGCCGCAATGTATGTGCTTTATAGAACACGGACATGGTTTAGGGTAAGGATTCATTTCCTTAATAGTTAG
- a CDS encoding NUDIX domain-containing protein — protein MREQYSAGIVVFRQMDGEREYLLLHHGGGHWDFPKGKMEPGESKRETALRELKEEANITAEILDGFEQNLSYYFSAPDGERIHKTVYFFVGEAGSRAVVSISNEHQDFIWLSYADAIQKVTYKNAEQILMYADAFLEARNRYS, from the coding sequence GTGAGAGAGCAATATTCTGCGGGTATTGTGGTCTTTCGCCAAATGGACGGTGAAAGAGAGTATCTGTTACTTCATCATGGTGGAGGTCACTGGGATTTTCCTAAAGGCAAAATGGAGCCAGGAGAGTCCAAGCGCGAGACAGCTCTTCGTGAGCTCAAAGAAGAGGCAAATATCACAGCTGAAATTCTCGACGGTTTTGAACAGAATCTATCCTATTATTTCAGCGCTCCAGATGGGGAGCGGATTCATAAAACGGTCTACTTTTTTGTAGGAGAAGCAGGCAGTCGTGCCGTCGTGTCCATCTCTAATGAACACCAAGATTTTATTTGGCTTTCATATGCCGATGCGATTCAGAAGGTTACCTATAAGAATGCAGAGCAGATCTTAATGTATGCCGATGCTTTCTTGGAGGCTCGGAACAGATATTCCTAG
- the acpS gene encoding holo-ACP synthase gives MIIGLGLDTVEIERFEKWHTYKRKQLARIFSKEEIDYCLQYQTTSAERFAVRFAAKEALFKAANTVASISFLHLCKMSNVHHDHHGQARMTILDSYYRKLGSPTISISLTHSRTIASAIVILDSSERANPLLAFVDKALI, from the coding sequence GTGATCATTGGGCTAGGTTTAGACACAGTAGAAATCGAACGCTTTGAAAAGTGGCACACGTATAAACGTAAACAACTTGCTCGTATTTTCTCGAAAGAGGAAATCGACTATTGTCTCCAATACCAAACCACTTCAGCTGAGCGATTTGCAGTAAGATTCGCAGCGAAAGAAGCACTTTTTAAAGCAGCTAATACTGTTGCTTCAATTTCGTTTCTGCATCTGTGTAAGATGAGCAACGTACACCACGATCACCACGGTCAAGCACGTATGACTATCTTAGATTCCTATTATAGGAAGCTTGGATCTCCTACCATATCTATCAGCCTCACACACAGTCGCACCATTGCATCGGCAATCGTTATACTAGACAGCTCAGAAAGAGCCAACCCGCTCTTAGCCTTCGTTGACAAAGCTCTTATTTAA